In Carya illinoinensis cultivar Pawnee chromosome 6, C.illinoinensisPawnee_v1, whole genome shotgun sequence, a single genomic region encodes these proteins:
- the LOC122313754 gene encoding uncharacterized protein LOC122313754, with amino-acid sequence MNPDVYVRKKTNDKDDKYKVKAKAKGILEGYVSKMKHAFKDETIRSKLKPAFKKEIEEAIGHLNGWLKYVQNPQADDNEIKKNMKLNKKYYEDIIAKIKQLKQSSSSTWSS; translated from the exons ATGAATCCTG ATGTTTATGTTAGGAAGAAAACCAACGACAAGGATGATAAATACAAAGTGAAAGCCAAGGCTAAGGGAATTTTGGAGGGCTATGTCTCCAAGATGAAACATGCTTTCAAGGATGAAACGATTCGGTCCAAGCTTAAGCCTGCATTTAAGAAGGAGATTGAAGAAGCCATTGGCCATTTGAATGGGTGGTTAAAGTACGTTCAGAATCCGCAGGCAGACGACAacgagataaaaaaaaatatgaaattgaacaaaaaataCTACGAAGACATCATTGCAAAGATCAAACAACTTAAACAATCGAGTAGCTCCACTTGGTCAAGTTAG